A single genomic interval of Argopecten irradians isolate NY chromosome 8, Ai_NY, whole genome shotgun sequence harbors:
- the LOC138328984 gene encoding leucine-rich repeat-containing G-protein coupled receptor 4-like: MFAYIPFFTLCTCLINVLALDAVSVPKPCPAAPPCDCDWTSINCDSRNLSEVPRFNLSEEWRWQLDLSSNNIKYIPSKAFINITGLEFLKIANNNIVEMADDALFGAENTLEFLFMRDNKMAEVPTALGKMRKVSSLSIDGNPVQDFQAQVFQNVSSTLQYLEFGYPGMSFWPDSIRYLTNLTSLTVTNLNMDYLPLSSFLGLENSLGLLGFEKCTIRSLPLSLSTLNALEVLSLDSNPYLTLSGIPKEAFSGMPSLDEISIRNQSFDTIPDIFHDALRIRDIETSGTPITHFDASMIPDENNLQTVRLSDTLLREFPSAITKMKEMQSLIIRNSSITSVPASAFEGLTKVTYIGITDAPLTSFSDDALRDARNLQWLFLSNTNLTTIPRAITGLQNIRNVDLEGNKVICTCASLGWLKHWDGNDFFFPVGDCSNLKNVSLSDYYREQVPKCPEEIIIL, translated from the exons ATGTTTGCCTATATTCCATTTTTCACACTATGTACT TGTCTGATCAACGTCCTGGCCCTGGATGCTGTTTCAGTTCCCAAACCATGCCCGGCGGCACCTCCATGTGATTGTGACTGGACAAGCATCAACTGTGACTCCAGGAATTTATCGGAAGTACCTCGCTTCAATCTCTCCGAAGAATGGCGATGGCAGCTTGATCTCAGTTCAAACAACATCAAATATATCCCCAGTAAAGCCTTCATAAACATCACAGGTTTAGAGTTTCTGAAAATAGCAAACAATAACATCGTGGAGATGGCCGACGATGCCCTCTTTGGTGCTGAAAACACGCTAGAATTTCTATTCATGAGagacaacaagatggcggaggtTCCTACTGCATTGGGTAAGATGAGGAAAGTATCATCTCTCTCAATTGATGGAAATCCTGTTCAGGATTTTCAAGCTCAAGTTTTTCAAAATGTGTCCTCTACTCTTCAGTATCTGGAATTCGGCTATCCTGGAATGTCCTTTTGGCCTGATTCAATTCGATACTTAACAAACTTAACAAGTCTGACAGTCACAAACTTAAATATGGATTATCTGCCCCTGTCTTCTTTCCTCGGTTTGGAAAATTCTCTAGGACTTCTGGGATTTGAAAAATGCACTATTCGAAGTCTGCCCTTGTCATTGAGCACACTGAATGCTCTTGAAGTACTGTCCCTCGATAGCAATCCGTATTTAACTCTCTCGGGCATTCCGAAAGAAGCTTTTAGTGGGATGCCATCGCTTGACGAAATTTCTATACGAAATCAAAGTTTTGATACAATTCCAGATATTTTTCACGATGCATTAAGAATTCGCGACATCGAAACTTCAGGCACTCCCATAACCCATTTTGATGCTTCCATGATTCCAGATGAAAATAACCTGCAAACCGTGAGACTTTCTGACACGTTACTACGCGAGTTTCCATCTGCAATTACCAAGATGAAAGAGATGCAATCCCTTATAATTCGTAACAGTAGCATAACGTCAGTGCCCGCATCCGCCTTTGAAGGTTTGACTAAGGTAACTTACATAGGTATAACAGACGCTCCTCTGACGTCATTCTCTGATGACGCACTTAGAGACGCACGCAACCTCCAATGGCTGTTTCTTAGCAACACCAACCTCACGACGATCCCAAGAGCTATCACAGGACTTCAAAATATCCGTAATGTAGACCTGGAAGGGAATAAGGTCATATGTACGTGTGCTAGCTTGGGATGGTTGAAGCATTGGGATGGAAATGATTTCTTCTTCCCTGTAGGTGACTGTTCTAATCTGAAGAACGTCAGTCTGAGTGATTACTACAGAGAACAGGTACCAAAGTGTCCAGAAGAAATTATTATTCTGTAA